One Helianthus annuus cultivar XRQ/B chromosome 12, HanXRQr2.0-SUNRISE, whole genome shotgun sequence genomic region harbors:
- the LOC110894786 gene encoding alkaline/neutral invertase E, chloroplastic, whose translation MVVMGSSEAILQVFRAPFVKPDSTYSLGSFIKYKKKSGSNVVRLFKCSSIYHQFPAIPTTRFDNLKDKRFESSSCKCQNTESVSGFTTENENSTWFVDNAKEFNTIQETGRSPNLLGSEDVQKIEKENESSLSDVIEQEAWDLLRESIVHYCSSPIGTIAANDPTSSSVLNYDQVFIRDFIPSGIAFLLNEEYDIVRNFILHTLQLQSWEKTMDCHSPGQGLMPASFKVRTVPLEGDDTATEEVLDPDFGEAAIGRVAPVDSGLWWIILLRAYGKSSGDTSLVERIDVQTGIKMILKLCLADGFDMFPTLLVADGPCMIDRRMGIHGHPLEIQALFYSALMCAREMLAPEDGSADLIRALNNRLVALSFHIREYYWVDLKKLNEIYRYKTEEYSYDAVNKFNIYPDQIPPWLVEWMPNKGGYLIGNLQPAHMDFRFFSLGNFWSVVSSLVTVDQSNAILDLIDAKWADLVADMPFKICYPALEGQEWQIITGCDPKNTPWSYHNGGSWPTLLWQLTVACIKMDRPEIAARAVKIAEGRLAQDKWPEYYDTKRGRFIGKQSRLFQTWTIAGYLVSKLLLANPIKAKILMTDEDSDLVNAFSCMITSNPRKKRGPKNSQKTYIV comes from the exons ATGGTTGTCATGGGTTCTTCCGAAGCGATTCTGCAAGTGTTTCGTGCGCCTTTTGTTAAGCCTGACTCAACGTATTCTCTTGGATCGTTCATAAAGTACAAAAAGAAAAGCGGCTCAAATGTCGTTCGGTTGTTCAAGTGCTCAAGTATATATCACCAGTTTCCCGCCATTCCCACCACCCGATTTGATAATTTAAAAGACAAACGATTTGAAAGTTCCAGTTGTAAATGCCAAAACACCGAAAGTGTTAGTGGATTTACTACCGAAAACGAAAACAGTACATGGTTTGTGGATAATGCTAAAGAGTTCAATACGATTCAAGAAACGGGTCGCTCGCCAAATCTATTGGGTTCGGAGGACGTTCAGAAGATCGAGAAAGAAAATGAGAGTTCTTTATCTGATGTTATTGAGCAAGAAGCGTGGGACCTACTGCGTGAGTCCATCGTGCACTACTGCAGTAGTCCTATTGGAACAATAGCGGCAAACGACCCCACAAGCTCAAGTGTTTTGAACTATGATCAAGTTTTTATTCGTGACTTTATACCGTCTGGTATAGCTTTCTTGTTAAACGAAGAGTATGATATTGTCCGAAATTTCATCCTTCACACACTTCAATTGCAG aGCTGGGAGAAAACAATGGATTGTCATAGTCCTGGTCAAGGATTAATGCCTGCAAGTTTCAAGGTCCGTACGGTACCCCTCGAGGGTGATGACACTGCAACCGAAGAGGTATTAGACCCTGATTTCGGAGAGGCTGCGATTGGTCGTGTTGCCCCTGTTGATTCTG gaTTATGGTGGATTATATTGTTACGTGCATACGGAAAGAGTTCTGGAGATACGTCACTGGTGGAGAGAATCGACGTTCAAACCGGaatcaaaatgattttaaagTTATGTCTTGCTGACGGTTTTGATATGTTTCCTACTTTGCTAGTCGCTGATGGACCGTGCATGATTGACCGGCGCATGGGAATTCATGGACACCCTCTAGAAATTCAG GCGCTTTTTTATTCTGCATTAATGTGTGCACGTGAAATGCTCGCACCGGAGGATGGATCAGCCGACTTAATTAGAGCGTTAAACAACCGTCTTGTTGCATTATCATTCCACATAAGAGAATACTACTGGGTAGACCTGAAAAAGCTTAACGAAATATACCGTTACAAGACCGAAGAGTACTCTTACGATGCCGTCAACAAATTCAACATTTACCCTGATCAAATTCCTCCATGGCTAGTAGAATGGATGCCGAATAAAGGAGGTTACCTTATCGGAAACCTACAACCGGCACATATGGACTTCCGGTTTTTCTCGTTGGGAAACTTTTGGTCTGTGGTCAGCAGTTTAGTCACCGTTGACCAGTCAAATGCGATATTGGATCTGATCGATGCGAAATGGGCCGATTTAGTGGCTGATATGCCTTTTAAGATTTGTTATCCTGCTCTTGAAGGTCAAGAATGGCAGATTATTACCGGCTGTGATCCTAAAAACAC GCCTTGGTCATACCACAACGGAGGCTCGTGGCCGACTTTGCTTTGGCAG CTTACAGTGGCGTGCATTAAGATGGACAGACCGGAAATCGCGGCAAGAGCGGTTAAGATAGCCGAGGGGCGTTTGGCTCAAGATAAGTGGCCCGAATACTACGACACTAAAAGGGGGCGGTTTATAGGGAAACAATCACGCTTATTTCAAACGTGGACAATTGCAGGGTACCTTGTATCGAAACTACTGCTTGCGAACCCTATCAAAGCGAAGATTCTGATGACGGATGAGGATTCTGATCTTGTTAACGCGTTTTCTTGCATGATCACTTCTAACCCGCGAAAGAAACGGGGTCCTAAGAATTCCCAGAAGACCTACATTGTatga